In Dermacentor variabilis isolate Ectoservices chromosome 7, ASM5094787v1, whole genome shotgun sequence, a genomic segment contains:
- the LOC142587013 gene encoding uncharacterized protein LOC142587013 produces MTFSSTTPSPATPATTTTTEPPPLLCSVGSPAAAIHPLYPPDRSCDIVFFTHVRVKNNTVQPVLGKFVFPTFRNVCATYRDTTCGLSFDVNFLDATQFSITDLLDHLAELRTASHINHYGVLNIYGTPAFVEFISSTSELSETIRVFRSVLGDDRKSHMIVVGVGYFFYNDTDSWQSLSQVVEKVASDDVDVVVVITTPLSQPDRRQCLTLPINAIDSQNPFVPTMASATNALP; encoded by the exons ATGACGTTCTCCAGCACGACACCCTCCCCGG CCACTCCGGCGACGACGACCACAACTGAGCCTCCTCCGCTGCTCTGCTCTGTCGGCTCGCCGGCAGCAGCCATCCACCCGCTGTACCCGCCGGACAGGTCGTGCGACATCGTCTTCTTCACGCACGTGCGGGTCAAGAACAACACGGTGCAGCCGGTGCTTGGCAAGTTCGTCTTCCCGACGTTCAGGAATGTCTGCGCCACATACAGGGACACCACCTGCGGCCTGTCCTTCGACGTGAA CTTCCTCGACGCTACCCAGTTTTCCATCACGGACTTGTTGGACCATCTGGCGGAGCTGAGGACAGCGTCACATATCAACCACTACGGCGTCCTCAACATCTACGGGACCCCGGCCTTCGTCGAATTCATCAGCTCCACGTCCGAGTTGAGCGAAACTATCAGA gtgttTCGGAGTGTCCTAGGAGACGACAGGAAAAGCCATATgatcgtcgtcggcgtcggctacTTCTTCTACAACGACACAGACTCTTGGCAAAGCTTGTCTCAAGTTGTCGAGAAAGTCGCCTC GGACGACGTGGACGTTGTGGTGGTAATCACCACTCCTCTGTCACAGCCCGATCGGCGACAGTGCCTTACGCTGCCCATCAACGCGATAGACAGCCAGAATCCTTTCGTACCAACAATGGCAAGTGCAACAAATGCATTGCCCTAG